One stretch of Hymenobacter chitinivorans DSM 11115 DNA includes these proteins:
- a CDS encoding rubredoxin encodes MTSADSSNSLIAVNLPGGIVPAGDLLAVLSAAEAAGIEQVQLGHRQQLLLTVEPARRRALLQALAAAGVLAEPDPEAHPNIVSSYVGEDVFYSAAWLREGVYKDILDLFDYRPRLKINLVDSRQTFVPFFTGHLNFIAAETSNYWHLHVRWPRTGHLYAWPHLVYSEDVPVLSAALERVLLADAGQFTADLATAGARLYAQVSATQPLGPRVVAGALALPPFMLPYYEGFNRSGQHLWLGIYRRNEQFSVAFLRDLARVCLHTRVGQLCATPWKSLIIKGIAPADRPQWDAVLCRHRINVRHAANELNWQVEDNCPAGLALKHELVRYLHEEDVRTYQLCFAIKTRPQTGLFGSIIIRTQPGRSGAEQYEILHTRDFNPNSRDFVSFRQQVRPDMLGWYLAELCHQFYAQIGAETPPETETAAPSSIESLPPATTALPRCHRCLTVYDPEYGDPSQHVAPGTRWAALPNYHCSTCEAPAAEFEFWEEPVAAGLSSVGAAP; translated from the coding sequence ATGACTTCCGCTGACTCTTCTAACTCCCTGATTGCCGTAAACCTGCCCGGCGGTATCGTGCCAGCCGGCGACCTGCTGGCCGTGCTCAGCGCGGCCGAAGCGGCCGGTATCGAGCAGGTGCAGCTTGGGCACCGGCAGCAGCTGCTGCTCACCGTGGAGCCGGCCCGGCGCCGCGCCCTGCTGCAGGCCTTGGCCGCGGCCGGGGTGCTGGCCGAGCCCGACCCGGAGGCCCACCCCAACATCGTCAGCTCCTACGTGGGCGAGGACGTGTTCTACAGCGCCGCCTGGCTGCGGGAAGGCGTTTACAAGGACATTCTGGATTTGTTCGATTACCGGCCCCGGCTGAAAATCAACCTGGTCGACAGCCGGCAGACGTTCGTGCCGTTTTTCACCGGCCACCTCAACTTTATTGCCGCCGAAACCAGCAACTACTGGCACCTGCACGTGCGCTGGCCCCGCACCGGCCACCTCTACGCCTGGCCCCACCTGGTGTATTCCGAGGACGTGCCGGTGCTGAGCGCCGCCCTGGAGCGGGTGCTGCTGGCCGACGCCGGGCAGTTTACCGCTGACTTAGCCACGGCCGGCGCCCGGCTCTACGCCCAGGTCAGCGCCACTCAGCCGCTGGGGCCGCGGGTGGTGGCCGGGGCCTTGGCGCTGCCGCCTTTTATGCTGCCGTATTACGAGGGGTTCAACCGCAGCGGGCAGCATTTGTGGCTGGGCATCTACCGGCGCAACGAGCAGTTTTCGGTGGCTTTCCTGCGCGACCTGGCGCGGGTGTGTTTGCACACGCGCGTGGGCCAGCTTTGTGCCACGCCCTGGAAGTCGTTGATTATAAAAGGTATTGCCCCCGCCGACCGGCCGCAGTGGGACGCCGTGCTCTGCCGCCACCGCATCAACGTGCGGCACGCAGCCAACGAGCTCAACTGGCAGGTCGAGGATAACTGCCCAGCGGGCCTGGCCCTCAAGCACGAGTTGGTGCGCTACCTCCACGAGGAGGACGTGCGCACCTACCAGCTCTGCTTTGCCATCAAAACCCGGCCCCAAACCGGGCTTTTCGGCTCCATCATCATCCGCACCCAGCCGGGGCGCAGCGGGGCCGAGCAGTACGAAATCCTGCACACCCGCGACTTTAACCCCAATTCCCGCGACTTCGTCTCCTTCCGCCAGCAAGTACGCCCCGACATGCTGGGCTGGTACCTGGCCGAGCTCTGCCACCAGTTCTACGCCCAAATCGGAGCCGAAACCCCGCCGGAAACCGAGACTGCCGCGCCTTCTTCAATCGAGAGCCTGCCGCCCGCCACAACGGCCCTGCCGCGCTGCCACCGCTGCCTGACCGTGTACGACCCGGAGTATGGTGACCCGAGCCAGCACGTAGCGCCGGGCACGCGCTGGGCCGCCCTGCCCAACTACCACTGCTCCACCTGCGAGGCTCCGGCCGCCGAGTTTGAGTTTTGGGAAGAGCCGGTAGCAGCGGGATTGAGTTC